A genomic segment from Leptolyngbya boryana PCC 6306 encodes:
- a CDS encoding protein kinase domain-containing protein, with amino-acid sequence MSEPTFSDESIVGQHNTILKSSEDHQQSDQTPDAALAETPPTHADPESSSASPSELDRTEPIEEPLLCDPPEPPDQVSAEHTSEAEPAQDDLDPQLPEPSEIDEEVQSPTVEQEADRAEEPREESSAESSAEPLLLEELSEPLSEIPAPPLLDRGTEIISPEGATFRIRTQLRSDSQINLYQAIWIAPQKEVWLREALSGTEAAERLQHEATVLQDLNHQMFPQVFSLFDQDGKTILISEAINTETTLADWLERDRVPLPQLLSTLAQLAFGLTHLHTKGWVHLGLRPTQIAIGKPIKIFEFSYAVRLGQTTAHPFLHVGYSSPDLRPELPVDAREDVYSVGAILYAALTGQNLSEMGLEHSRLPEIPGGLQLLRRCLGSRDSRLKTMEELHQHLLRLKRRIAPTISYSIAAATTIGLEATRTTNQDAYGYLNGQFLCEAEEQVWSIACIADGMGGMAAGEVASEVAVKAVLAEAALHFATLQSGPDPTSTVKTWVQKANQQVCQTLKQRHERGGCTMLCVCLINRRFTIAHVGDCRLYRIRGKDVIRLTQDHSLAMVHVLQQQISLEELRQHPDRSKVTRSLGERSPLPEYYIDTLQPMTTQTTIELQTEDVLLLCSDGLWEPLLEQDMAEVIAAAGFDLQHAANELINLTLQRGAPDNATVLLVRLNETAILKEE; translated from the coding sequence ATGTCTGAACCAACCTTCTCGGATGAATCGATCGTCGGACAACATAACACCATCCTGAAATCCTCCGAAGACCATCAGCAGTCGGATCAGACTCCTGATGCAGCACTGGCAGAAACTCCTCCAACTCACGCTGATCCCGAAAGTTCTAGCGCGTCTCCGTCTGAACTCGATCGAACTGAGCCAATCGAGGAGCCACTGCTTTGCGATCCGCCTGAACCACCCGATCAAGTCAGTGCAGAACACACCTCTGAAGCAGAACCTGCTCAAGATGACCTTGATCCCCAACTGCCAGAGCCATCTGAGATAGATGAGGAAGTCCAGTCTCCGACTGTTGAGCAAGAAGCCGATCGCGCTGAGGAACCCCGTGAAGAAAGTTCAGCAGAAAGTTCAGCAGAGCCTTTACTATTAGAAGAACTGAGCGAACCCCTGTCAGAAATTCCTGCCCCGCCTCTGCTCGATCGAGGCACTGAGATTATCTCCCCCGAAGGCGCGACATTCCGCATCAGAACCCAACTCAGAAGCGATTCTCAAATCAATCTTTATCAAGCAATCTGGATCGCCCCGCAAAAGGAAGTTTGGCTGAGAGAAGCTCTGAGTGGAACAGAAGCGGCTGAGCGATTGCAGCATGAAGCAACCGTTCTACAAGACTTGAATCATCAGATGTTTCCTCAAGTCTTTAGCCTCTTTGATCAAGATGGAAAAACCATTCTGATCAGCGAAGCAATCAATACAGAAACCACACTCGCTGACTGGCTTGAGCGCGATCGCGTTCCTCTGCCACAACTGCTGTCTACCCTTGCTCAGCTTGCCTTTGGTCTGACGCATCTGCACACAAAAGGATGGGTTCACCTGGGGTTGCGCCCGACCCAAATTGCGATCGGCAAACCCATCAAAATCTTTGAATTCTCCTACGCCGTGCGCCTCGGACAAACAACTGCTCATCCCTTCTTGCATGTGGGCTATTCATCCCCAGATTTGCGTCCTGAGCTGCCTGTCGATGCCCGTGAAGATGTCTACTCAGTCGGTGCAATCCTCTATGCCGCACTCACGGGACAGAATCTTTCAGAAATGGGACTAGAACACAGCCGACTCCCTGAAATTCCTGGAGGGCTACAACTTCTCAGGCGTTGCCTAGGCAGCCGCGACTCCCGTCTCAAGACGATGGAAGAACTGCATCAACATCTCTTAAGACTCAAGCGACGAATCGCACCAACGATTAGCTATTCGATCGCTGCTGCCACAACCATTGGTTTAGAAGCAACGCGAACAACCAATCAGGATGCTTATGGTTATCTAAACGGACAGTTTTTATGCGAAGCAGAGGAGCAAGTTTGGTCGATCGCTTGTATTGCAGATGGCATGGGCGGTATGGCTGCTGGAGAAGTTGCAAGCGAAGTTGCTGTCAAAGCAGTGCTTGCAGAAGCAGCACTGCACTTTGCCACGCTCCAAAGCGGACCTGACCCAACGAGCACCGTTAAAACCTGGGTTCAAAAAGCAAATCAGCAAGTGTGCCAGACTCTAAAGCAACGGCACGAGCGCGGCGGTTGCACAATGCTCTGTGTCTGTTTGATCAATCGGCGATTTACGATCGCGCATGTCGGCGATTGTCGGCTGTATCGTATCCGGGGTAAGGACGTAATCCGCCTGACTCAAGATCATTCTCTGGCAATGGTGCATGTGCTCCAACAGCAGATTTCTTTAGAAGAACTCCGGCAGCATCCCGATCGCAGTAAAGTCACGCGATCACTGGGAGAACGCAGTCCTTTGCCCGAGTACTACATCGATACGCTACAACCCATGACGACCCAAACCACAATCGAGCTACAGACCGAGGATGTGCTGCTCCTGTGTAGCGATGGCTTGTGGGAACCTCTCTTGGAACAAGACATGGCTGAAGTGATCGCAGCAGCCGGATTTGACTTACAACATGCTGCTAACGAACTGATCAATCTCACCCTCCAGCGAGGTGCGCCAGACAATGCGACCGTGCTGCTGGTTCGCCTAAACGAAACTGCCATCCTCAAGGAAGAATAG
- a CDS encoding FHA domain-containing protein: MINCPVCDASVSEQDDVCSECGTTLTPAKPLDPPQADSPVLETPITDPPDAEVEATDATPAEEPTPTVPSSTDIDPAPQPAPVTNGSARIVFRSNGVATSEAFPIHGNQVVIGRFDPESGPVDIDLGRLPASAIDHISRNHAEITKDPMGRWLLKDLATKNGTFLRSVGQAKWERVASEQASPIQNGDEIAFGNVQFEFHVD; this comes from the coding sequence ATGATTAACTGCCCTGTGTGCGATGCATCAGTATCCGAACAGGATGACGTGTGTTCCGAGTGTGGGACTACCCTAACGCCAGCCAAACCGCTTGATCCCCCACAGGCTGATTCTCCTGTGCTAGAAACACCCATTACTGATCCGCCCGATGCGGAAGTCGAAGCAACCGACGCGACTCCAGCAGAAGAGCCGACTCCAACCGTTCCCAGTTCTACAGATATTGATCCTGCTCCGCAACCTGCTCCTGTTACAAATGGGTCTGCTCGAATTGTGTTTAGAAGCAATGGAGTCGCGACATCAGAAGCCTTTCCTATCCATGGCAATCAAGTTGTGATTGGACGCTTTGATCCAGAAAGCGGACCAGTAGACATCGACCTGGGACGACTTCCTGCCTCAGCCATTGATCACATTTCGCGCAACCATGCAGAGATTACAAAAGATCCAATGGGACGATGGTTACTCAAAGACCTGGCAACCAAAAACGGTACTTTCTTGCGCTCAGTCGGGCAAGCCAAGTGGGAGCGCGTCGCAAGTGAACAAGCAAGCCCGATTCAGAACGGAGACGAGATTGCATTTGGCAATGTCCAATTTGAATTTCATGTGGATTAA
- a CDS encoding serine/threonine-protein kinase has product MSIQCSVCFHENLDSAIACALCGNPLVDSTTQRTTALIHLPPGMTLKQGTYRIDSTLGTGGFGITYRGFDLRQQRPIAIKENFPDREVSRQGRTVLWAVSRKQQREMIDGFLREAQRLSRCQHPNIVEVYDWFEENNTAYIVMALVSGRSLQEIWEAEGILSEARVKRYFIQVSEALGVVHQHDLLHRDIKPANILINDQDQAILIDFGTAREFTQGKTSHMTRYLSGAYAPPEQYTVRAKRNPSTDIYALCASMYELLTGELPLEAPERLLSDRLKPPRQIVSGISDLMERVILTGMRIDANDRFQSTTELIQALQTGKFTSPSLVRSRRLVEQAHLQEAAQSYQKYLADTPNDAIALTELAIVLLHLGQDATCQTIAEQALQLTQTDGRLYGILGLLHCRSARWREAVELLQQGVDLAPQQAWIAANLAWALGKSGQWQSAQSAIDHSLALEQQSVFALGVKAWIAAHQKNWRIVIPSARLAITQSKQSQGAQHHQIWIYPCLLMALDAVTNPQSPDLELALQEAIAIDSGFAWGFRAWKQAQKAQWKLALNDFSQAVQKSQKSDWMSWNLGVVQEKLDQTQAAIGTYQTLPQSADACLRLGILFAQQSQWSIAQSYLEQAIQLQPSLASAHHNLAWVLSNLSQQGSLKDEREVRSCYSLAVQLYLEQGNLAMANQIQDAFRAIGMDL; this is encoded by the coding sequence ATGTCGATCCAATGCTCAGTTTGCTTTCATGAGAACCTAGACAGCGCGATCGCATGTGCGCTCTGTGGCAATCCGCTAGTCGATTCCACCACTCAACGAACGACTGCACTAATTCATCTGCCACCCGGAATGACATTAAAGCAGGGAACCTATCGCATTGACAGCACTCTGGGAACGGGGGGATTCGGCATTACCTATCGGGGATTTGACCTCAGACAGCAACGCCCGATCGCAATTAAAGAAAACTTTCCCGATCGCGAAGTCAGTCGCCAAGGAAGGACGGTGCTATGGGCAGTGAGCCGCAAGCAGCAGCGTGAAATGATTGATGGATTTCTTCGAGAAGCACAGCGGCTCTCAAGATGTCAGCACCCGAATATTGTAGAGGTCTATGACTGGTTTGAGGAAAACAATACGGCTTACATTGTGATGGCACTGGTATCGGGCAGGTCGCTTCAGGAGATTTGGGAAGCAGAAGGGATCTTGTCAGAAGCACGAGTAAAACGCTACTTTATTCAAGTTTCAGAAGCATTAGGAGTGGTGCATCAGCATGACTTACTACATCGTGACATCAAGCCAGCCAACATTCTCATCAACGATCAAGACCAAGCAATCTTGATCGATTTTGGTACAGCACGCGAGTTTACACAGGGCAAAACTTCCCACATGACGCGCTATCTCAGCGGAGCATATGCGCCACCAGAGCAGTATACCGTCCGTGCAAAACGCAATCCCAGCACAGATATCTATGCGTTGTGTGCTTCGATGTATGAGTTGCTGACCGGAGAACTGCCGCTAGAAGCGCCTGAACGATTGCTATCTGATCGCTTAAAGCCTCCTCGTCAGATTGTGTCTGGAATTAGCGACCTGATGGAGCGGGTGATTTTGACCGGAATGCGGATTGATGCGAATGATCGATTTCAAAGCACGACTGAACTGATTCAGGCACTTCAAACAGGTAAATTCACGTCCCCAAGCCTCGTGCGATCGCGTCGCCTAGTCGAGCAAGCTCACCTGCAAGAAGCAGCGCAATCTTATCAAAAATATCTAGCAGATACGCCCAACGATGCTATAGCTTTAACTGAGCTCGCGATCGTGTTGCTCCATCTTGGACAGGATGCGACCTGTCAAACGATCGCCGAACAAGCCCTACAACTGACTCAAACCGATGGACGGCTTTATGGCATTCTCGGTCTACTGCACTGTCGATCTGCTCGATGGCGTGAGGCAGTAGAACTTTTACAGCAAGGAGTTGATCTTGCTCCTCAACAAGCCTGGATTGCTGCTAATCTCGCCTGGGCTTTAGGCAAATCGGGTCAGTGGCAGTCTGCTCAAAGCGCGATCGACCATTCTCTCGCACTGGAGCAACAGTCCGTGTTTGCTTTAGGAGTCAAGGCTTGGATTGCTGCCCATCAGAAAAATTGGAGAATCGTGATTCCCTCAGCCCGTCTGGCAATCACGCAGTCAAAGCAATCTCAAGGTGCTCAGCACCACCAAATCTGGATCTATCCTTGCTTGCTGATGGCACTTGATGCTGTCACGAATCCTCAATCCCCAGATCTAGAGCTTGCGCTGCAAGAAGCGATCGCGATAGATAGTGGCTTTGCCTGGGGTTTTAGAGCCTGGAAGCAAGCTCAGAAAGCACAATGGAAACTGGCTCTCAACGATTTTAGCCAAGCCGTACAAAAGTCGCAGAAGTCAGATTGGATGAGTTGGAATCTTGGAGTTGTACAAGAAAAGCTCGATCAAACACAGGCTGCGATTGGAACATACCAGACCTTACCTCAGAGTGCTGATGCCTGTTTGCGATTAGGCATCTTGTTCGCTCAGCAGTCACAATGGTCGATCGCGCAATCTTATCTAGAACAAGCGATCCAACTTCAACCCAGTCTTGCCTCTGCACATCACAATCTCGCCTGGGTGCTGTCGAACCTCAGTCAGCAAGGTAGTTTAAAAGACGAACGAGAAGTGCGATCGTGCTATTCTCTTGCGGTTCAACTCTACTTAGAGCAAGGCAATCTGGCAATGGCAAATCAGATCCAAGATGCTTTTCGAGCGATCGGGATGGATCTGTAG
- a CDS encoding PP2C family protein-serine/threonine phosphatase, whose translation MNTLTDALCIQPTARFEIEAFQVQVEAYLAHAADVYYFRVGIQETVESDVKQGLLRVGSINGNLARELQLRQVIETNKLISELAASEMKPAVLISTAEPIPTVEAPPEIEPAPSETISCSICGFENPKESLQCSACGFEFQSSVESIDHPPEPDSTAIHIADHSESTDREDSTASHSHPFDPVDESGYLLDDAIVEAASEHPEPKLLLLSYLPEDAETLEEWLDRDVSLEEALLVATQVCQLFLNTQQVQWSFIQILPKFIYLRAPIQFHDLTGAYPTGEQLQSGLSGKYCPPEAAFSTSPVDETMSSYGVASLLYQAIHKQSPTSTHNAPLAIKPIPSIYQILRLCLSDAEDRLPLCRLRDALVETRKRYGNVKRTEWEIASQTTVGLSVHRLQNEDHYGIKHLDRFDSSVIALAAIADGMGGMNQGKVASQIAITTLLESAMPQSKQMSEWAKWLESAVQQANEQVSSQVQGGGTTLSVALAVDRNLYIAHIGDSRIFLIRNQILCQLSEDHSVTASRLANGQISYEDSLDDPDRNQLTRSLGDRRMLSEGYIHTLSRYGDLTLSIQEGDILLLCSDGVWDELNAENPAENSLACQMIEFFQPDRSLREAVHQTIEAVLKAGAHDNATLLALRCHFSEQS comes from the coding sequence ATGAACACACTTACTGATGCGCTGTGCATTCAGCCCACTGCCCGGTTTGAAATCGAAGCATTTCAGGTGCAGGTAGAAGCTTACTTAGCACACGCGGCGGATGTTTACTACTTTAGAGTTGGGATTCAAGAAACCGTTGAGAGTGATGTTAAGCAGGGCTTATTGCGAGTCGGGTCAATTAATGGCAACTTGGCGCGAGAACTTCAACTTCGTCAAGTGATTGAAACCAATAAGCTGATCTCGGAGCTAGCTGCATCTGAGATGAAACCTGCTGTTTTGATCTCAACAGCAGAACCGATTCCCACCGTTGAAGCCCCTCCAGAAATCGAGCCAGCACCTTCCGAAACGATATCCTGCTCGATCTGCGGCTTTGAGAATCCCAAAGAAAGCTTACAGTGCAGTGCTTGTGGCTTTGAATTTCAGTCGAGTGTTGAATCGATCGATCATCCGCCTGAACCCGATTCAACCGCCATTCACATTGCAGATCACTCTGAATCGACTGACCGAGAAGACTCTACTGCAAGTCACTCACACCCGTTTGATCCCGTCGATGAATCGGGATATCTACTCGATGACGCGATCGTCGAAGCAGCATCAGAACACCCTGAACCCAAGCTACTTCTGCTCAGCTATCTGCCAGAAGATGCCGAAACGCTGGAAGAATGGCTCGATCGCGACGTTTCTTTGGAAGAGGCGCTCCTGGTTGCAACTCAGGTCTGCCAACTGTTTCTCAATACACAGCAAGTGCAGTGGAGCTTTATTCAAATTCTGCCAAAGTTTATCTACCTGCGTGCTCCGATTCAGTTTCACGACTTGACAGGCGCTTATCCTACAGGTGAGCAGTTACAGTCAGGCTTATCCGGCAAGTATTGTCCACCAGAAGCTGCATTTAGCACATCTCCTGTCGATGAGACGATGAGTAGCTATGGGGTAGCAAGTCTTCTGTACCAAGCCATTCACAAACAGTCTCCAACCTCGACTCACAATGCGCCCTTAGCAATTAAGCCTATCCCGTCGATCTATCAAATTTTGCGGCTGTGTCTCTCTGATGCGGAGGATCGTCTGCCCCTATGTCGATTGCGAGATGCGCTCGTCGAAACTCGCAAACGCTACGGCAATGTTAAACGAACCGAATGGGAAATTGCGAGTCAGACGACGGTCGGTCTTTCTGTGCATCGATTACAGAACGAAGACCACTATGGGATTAAACATCTCGATCGCTTTGATAGTAGCGTCATTGCACTCGCTGCGATCGCAGATGGCATGGGCGGGATGAATCAAGGCAAAGTCGCAAGCCAGATTGCCATTACGACCCTGCTAGAGTCTGCTATGCCCCAGTCGAAACAGATGTCAGAATGGGCGAAATGGTTAGAATCTGCTGTCCAGCAAGCAAACGAGCAGGTATCGAGTCAAGTGCAAGGAGGCGGAACAACATTGAGCGTAGCACTCGCCGTCGATCGAAATCTCTACATTGCTCATATTGGGGACAGTCGGATTTTTTTGATCCGCAATCAGATCCTTTGTCAACTGAGCGAAGATCATTCTGTGACAGCAAGTCGTCTAGCAAATGGGCAAATCAGCTACGAAGACAGCCTGGACGATCCAGATCGCAATCAACTGACTCGATCGCTTGGAGATCGTCGGATGCTCAGTGAGGGTTATATTCACACATTGTCGCGCTATGGTGATCTCACCTTATCGATACAAGAGGGAGACATTCTGCTGTTGTGTTCAGATGGAGTCTGGGACGAATTAAATGCTGAAAATCCGGCTGAAAATTCACTCGCCTGTCAGATGATTGAATTCTTTCAGCCAGACCGCAGCTTACGAGAAGCCGTTCACCAAACGATCGAAGCAGTCCTAAAAGCAGGCGCTCATGATAACGCGACCCTTCTAGCACTCCGATGCCATTTTTCTGAACAGTCATAA
- a CDS encoding FHA domain-containing protein, producing MMSPCPACGYDENPDRTEFCVACGYDLTQISPDSSPSPPPIPQPLPIPLPTPTTPALPTAATARLIPKTVNAPVAEFVIDSVNTVIGKFDPVTGPVDIDLEGFKEDEFISRNHAEIYREGDQWKIKDLGSENGIFLRRVGESRFSARIDYPQVLSPGDEIAIAKLRFLFQSP from the coding sequence ATGATGAGTCCTTGTCCAGCCTGTGGTTACGACGAAAACCCTGACAGAACCGAATTCTGCGTTGCCTGTGGGTATGACCTCACTCAGATCAGTCCTGATTCGTCTCCCAGTCCGCCCCCAATCCCACAGCCGCTTCCAATTCCCCTGCCAACGCCTACAACTCCCGCTCTGCCCACTGCGGCAACAGCGCGACTGATTCCAAAAACAGTCAATGCACCTGTCGCAGAGTTTGTGATCGACTCGGTAAACACTGTGATCGGTAAGTTTGATCCAGTGACGGGTCCCGTAGACATTGATCTGGAAGGATTCAAAGAAGACGAATTCATTTCGCGCAATCATGCCGAAATTTACCGTGAAGGCGATCAGTGGAAAATCAAAGACCTCGGTTCTGAGAATGGCATCTTTTTGCGACGAGTGGGCGAGAGTCGATTTAGCGCCAGGATTGACTATCCTCAAGTTCTCAGTCCGGGTGATGAGATTGCGATCGCGAAACTCCGCTTTCTGTTTCAAAGTCCCTAA
- a CDS encoding vWA domain-containing protein produces MLNIAITPHREFLPADSDEQKLFLMLKLRPTKQVANTRPPTNIAFVIDTSGSMYSVVAGEPQPTDQVVQMDGQQWRVATGGKTKIDIVIESLRSLLHSGKLDANDRISIIQFDDQATTLISATPATEVAAIDAAILRLKSFSGGTRMGLGLKQALHALDDHSMASRRALVFTDGQTVDEDLCDELAKQFSIANIPMIALGVGEFNEDLLNRLSDVTGGKPFHVVPGTATGTAVSILDFPNTIVSEIGLVQQEVITNLALTVKTVKGVALTRVLRAYPSQAEFSLDQDPHSIGNVLAHDETVFILEFTIASRTASRIRIAQLGLTYDVPGENRRGELDLQNVVVQFVAGQELAVQVDQEVMGYVQQCNIAQVITEATRIAEQDPHRAEELLESARRMTKRLGNTEMTDSLTSAQDELRKTRRISSATRKTIKMGSKSKTVKMGQDINDELSEAEIRQASGT; encoded by the coding sequence ATGCTAAACATTGCGATCACTCCCCACCGCGAATTTCTCCCCGCCGACTCGGACGAGCAAAAACTATTCTTAATGCTCAAACTCCGCCCCACCAAACAAGTTGCAAATACTCGTCCACCAACCAACATCGCATTTGTGATTGATACAAGCGGTTCGATGTATAGCGTTGTCGCAGGTGAGCCTCAACCTACTGACCAGGTTGTCCAGATGGACGGACAGCAGTGGCGCGTCGCAACAGGCGGCAAAACCAAGATTGACATTGTGATCGAATCGCTACGATCGCTGCTGCATTCTGGCAAGTTAGATGCCAACGATCGCATTTCCATCATTCAGTTTGATGATCAAGCCACAACGCTGATCAGTGCTACACCCGCAACCGAAGTCGCTGCAATTGACGCTGCAATTTTGCGTCTGAAAAGCTTCTCTGGCGGCACTCGCATGGGGCTAGGCTTAAAACAAGCCCTCCACGCCCTGGATGATCACAGCATGGCAAGTCGGCGGGCATTAGTCTTCACAGATGGTCAAACCGTTGATGAAGACCTGTGCGATGAATTAGCAAAACAGTTCTCGATCGCCAATATTCCGATGATAGCACTGGGAGTGGGTGAATTTAACGAAGATCTGCTGAATCGATTGAGCGATGTGACGGGAGGCAAGCCCTTTCATGTTGTGCCCGGTACGGCAACGGGAACTGCGGTCTCGATCCTCGATTTTCCTAACACGATCGTGAGTGAAATCGGCTTAGTCCAGCAGGAAGTGATCACGAACCTAGCCTTGACTGTAAAAACAGTAAAAGGGGTCGCACTGACGCGAGTGCTGCGTGCCTATCCTTCACAAGCAGAGTTCTCGCTTGATCAAGACCCACATAGCATCGGGAACGTCCTGGCTCACGATGAAACCGTTTTTATCTTAGAATTTACGATCGCAAGCCGCACCGCATCCCGAATTCGCATCGCACAATTAGGACTAACCTATGATGTGCCCGGAGAGAACCGACGCGGCGAACTTGATCTCCAAAACGTAGTCGTGCAATTTGTCGCAGGACAAGAACTCGCCGTCCAGGTAGATCAAGAAGTCATGGGCTATGTGCAGCAATGTAACATCGCACAGGTAATCACAGAAGCAACGCGCATTGCGGAACAAGACCCCCATCGTGCAGAAGAATTACTAGAATCAGCGCGACGCATGACAAAGCGGCTCGGCAACACAGAGATGACCGACTCCCTCACCTCTGCTCAGGACGAGCTACGAAAAACACGCCGGATCTCATCCGCCACTCGCAAAACCATCAAAATGGGATCAAAAAGTAAGACCGTCAAAATGGGTCAAGACATCAACGATGAACTCTCTGAAGCAGAGATTCGCCAAGCATCTGGGACATAA
- a CDS encoding VWA domain-containing protein, translating to MIHWLSRSLFLLTCFSTPAIAQVKQVEIMGKQIVDDRVILRVQARDARQDPITSLKRDNFQLEVNDQPLSPENWSFSRPDEASPPPLRMIVLLDFSGSMKEPDGNGTKKFERAITGIRGLIQKLADRDTNQTKVNLVLFGKPSTGDQDKCSPDIKPKLFYDDNPNAAKLLSNDRFYSPSDPRLKEALEMYAKSSPCAATNLYSSITAAVKALRQTQPSGFNQELPQLAIILLSDGYDNQSPNERQAFEALSTLLQDKPKVWLHALGYGESPQDVGRGCGLNQAATRENVRGKIACEGRFMDQERLEQIADATGGIHTFSAAGDEIVRELETRFLNALRGQYELKYENPNPERGTRHSVKVSANQVSSQPESYTMTLFGREVKWQTRLPTVILAGALFLLAIVPFSLWARSLQSQKKY from the coding sequence TTGATCCATTGGCTTAGTCGATCGCTCTTTTTGCTCACTTGTTTTAGCACGCCTGCGATCGCTCAAGTCAAACAGGTCGAAATCATGGGCAAACAAATTGTCGATGATCGAGTCATTTTGCGCGTCCAAGCAAGAGATGCTAGACAAGACCCCATTACCTCACTCAAGCGAGACAACTTCCAGCTAGAAGTCAATGATCAACCACTCTCGCCCGAGAACTGGTCGTTCAGCCGTCCTGATGAGGCGAGTCCACCCCCACTCCGAATGATTGTGCTCCTAGACTTTAGCGGGAGTATGAAGGAGCCTGATGGAAATGGAACCAAAAAATTTGAACGCGCGATCACAGGAATTCGAGGACTGATCCAGAAACTTGCCGATCGCGATACAAACCAAACCAAAGTCAATCTGGTTCTATTCGGAAAACCTAGTACAGGAGATCAAGACAAGTGCAGTCCAGACATCAAGCCAAAGCTTTTTTATGATGACAATCCGAACGCAGCGAAACTACTGAGCAACGATCGATTTTATTCACCCAGTGACCCCCGTCTAAAAGAAGCCCTTGAGATGTATGCAAAGAGTTCTCCCTGTGCAGCCACTAATCTTTACAGTTCGATCACAGCAGCAGTCAAGGCATTACGGCAAACTCAACCGAGCGGATTCAACCAAGAACTCCCCCAACTCGCAATCATCCTGCTCTCCGATGGCTACGACAATCAAAGCCCCAACGAGAGACAAGCCTTTGAAGCACTCAGTACGTTACTTCAAGACAAGCCAAAAGTTTGGCTACATGCTCTGGGATATGGTGAATCTCCGCAAGACGTGGGTAGAGGGTGCGGACTGAATCAAGCTGCCACACGCGAGAACGTAAGAGGCAAAATCGCATGTGAGGGAAGATTTATGGATCAAGAGCGATTGGAGCAAATTGCAGATGCAACAGGCGGAATTCATACTTTCTCAGCCGCAGGAGATGAAATTGTACGAGAACTAGAAACTCGATTTCTCAATGCATTACGCGGTCAATACGAACTGAAATATGAAAATCCTAATCCTGAGCGAGGAACTCGACACAGCGTGAAAGTTAGCGCCAACCAAGTGTCCTCTCAGCCTGAGTCCTATACCATGACACTGTTCGGACGCGAAGTAAAGTGGCAAACTCGATTGCCAACTGTTATTCTAGCAGGAGCTTTATTTCTGCTAGCGATCGTGCCCTTTAGTCTCTGGGCGCGATCGCTGCAATCGCAAAAAAAGTATTAA